The DNA segment CGTCACCTCTTGGTGCACCACTAACAACGGCTTCTTCTTCTATTCCCTACCACGCTGTACTTGAATATAATATTGTCATAAGTGGTAGTACCCTTATTTAATATGCAGTCCCCAAATTtataatatacattatctctgcaaaaaaatgctgaaaaattcaattcaattacattaaattacttttaatataaagtatgcagaagcaaaaataaaagtaaaacactatcatcaaaacattatgaaaatatttcctgATTATTTTCAGTGGATCATTTAATCAGCAGTGACTATCGCCTTATAAAGGCCTGAGGTACATAAAGAAGCAATCTTCTCTCTCCAGGTGAGAGACCCGAGCCAGGAAGCCTGCGGTCGTCTCACTTTCCTTAAAGAGTGTAAGACCATAAAAGGCCTTCCACAAACCGCCGTGTGCAACCTGAACATCACACTTCCAGCAGTGAAAAAGGTAAGGTAGCGTTGAACTCACCATTCTCTGTTGTCACCTCCATAACCATTGTCATGGTTAGGGTAGTTTCGGCCCCAATAACAGTGatagaagaaagacagagaaagacttTGGCCAAACTGCCGCCACTGtgtcttttatctgtttaaaGCTTTTCTCTATGTATATCGGTTATCTATGCAGTGGATTCTTTGTTCATTGGCTGTTTCATTATGTTCCTACCTATCTTTTGATTTGGATGACATGCTTTTGGCTGAGGGCTTTTGTGCTGAAGGCTTTTTTTGATTATCAGGCTGGCTTTTCGTGGCTTCAGTttgctgtttttgctgctgAGTGTTGGCGCtttatacttttttctttctttttttttggttattgtttgtttggtctgtgttttgtttttttttgtttttttcatttgctgagTTTGCTAAAGTGGCTTCTCTTCTCAGTTGGAGCTTCTGTCACTCACTCCTTTTTCACACCCTGATGTTTCTTTTCCCCCTGCTTTCCATGTTATGTTACTCCCCCCTCCGTTTCTGCAATGCATCTTGGGAACCAGGAAATGGAGTCAGATGCCGAGGATGAGGTAAACCACACCCTCCCCACCATGTGCTCTGCGCTAGATCTATAGTGGCCCTGCTCTGCTCATCATAGCCTTCTTTCCGCTTCTACAAGGGCAATAAAAGCTTTCCTTGTTCAAAGCAACCTTTAGCTGCTCAGTTTTGCATGACATGACATTGTAGATATGAAAACATATCTGTTTTATCCTTATCCTTTGCGCTCTACAGTATGTGATATAAGTGGCTTTGGAGTTTAGATATACTTACATTGTTCTTTAGTCAAgatttaactttattaacattaGCTTAAATTGATTATAAGTACTTATAAGGTAGAGTTTGTAGCCTTATCATGACTAACTCAAGCTAATGTGCTTAGCTTGGCAACACCTATTGTAAGCACTTAACTAAAGATTGCAGTGCAGTGATACTCCTTAAAGAAGAATTTGCTGCCATTTTATACAACTGTTTAAAATGGGCTTTGTTCTTATGTTAATACCAACTAATGCGGACTATTGGGTTTGCTTTAATTTGACATTATAAGGTCCAAATGTTGCTCATTTGGCAGCACTATACACTGTAGGGTGACCTAGAACTGATAggattttgtgttgtttactATTGTTGCAGACTGAAAAGCCAGAGCGACGTCATACCTTTGCATCCCTAGCCTTACGTAAGCGCTACAGCTATCTGGCCGAGCCTGCACTGAgtgagtttgacattttcactaACAAAACCCTTTGATGAATAATAACAATGCAAATTTTCGTGGATAAGTTAGTTTACAGCATTAACAGTTTTAATTAACCTGTAAGATGCGTTATCAATATGTAGATAGATGTGACTTACTTACTGTAATAAATGCATATTTCTCATCCTACATAACTTGCACTGTCCACATGCTTGATAACAACATGGTACATATTTTTGCATGGGTCAATGAGTGGTTTTTAAGTTTTCGTGCTGTGCTTGCTCACGTTGTGAGTTGTACTTTTTCTGGGTTTGTTTCCACTGCTGAGTTGTAGATGTCAAAATGCAGCAACATCAAAAATTTTTCTATGACTTCCCAACACAATGTGAATTGGCATTTTGGAAGGAGGTCAAAgtaaaattttatttgtttttcatttgtccCTTCTGAGTTTAAAGCTGTTTTTGGCTTTGTGATGATGTAGCAGCTTTTTTTGTGGGACAAAAATGCATGGTAGGAGGTCTTGAGTTTGAGCTCTTTCAGGtgtgtcttttcagttttttctcactctctgcttGTCACCACTTCTTGTCGACCTTGCATGACAAAATGGGAAAcacattttgtcatattttgttCGTTATGTAATAAACGGAAAATGGAAACTTCTGCAGCCCATGGCTCTATTGTATCATAGTGTCTTTGGGGAATCTGTCATTATGTAATTTTTGGACCAAACAGATAAAAGGCACTTTAAAAAGCGGATTGAAATTAGAGCCAGAATCCATACAATGTTTTAGAACATCTAAAGTCCAAAGAGAGAAGTTGTTTTGTGTTACTCCTGGAGCATTTGTCTCGccatttttctgttgtcagtTATTAGTCTACGCCATTGTCTCTGAAATTTTACTTTGCTGCTGAATGTGCTTCATTCAGTTTATTCATtacattgttgttgctgttgttgttctttgtGTCATCTTCCAGTCTTGAATCACACGGAAACACAATTGTTTCTTTTCATCCATCTTCAGACAATATTCAAATATCTTATCTCAGCACTTCgtaaaactgctgttttcctTCTTTGATACCAGGACTGCGTCACTGACcaactcttcctcctctgatctcttttctttcacatttttttttcttcctttcccttCCCCAACATAATTTTCTGTTACCTTTACTACTCCACATTCTTTGGATTATTTTTCCCATTCCTTCTTCACCATTATTTCTACAAATTCATCTGAAGAAACAGCAGTTGAGCGAAGCACAGCAGCAAGAACACTGCCTGCTGGTTACCCTCACAAACCTGTCTTTCCAACCAGACCTTACCCACCATGGTCGACTGCTCCTATTACCGTCCCTGGCCAAACAAGGCCAGGAGTGGGGGGTTCCGTCGCCTCTACCGATTCACCGGCAGGCTCACCAGCTGCTTCTCCATTGAAATCTACCTGGCCCCTCTCCTCCCCGTCACCTGCATGCCCTGCAACTATCAAAGCCACCCTTGGAGCTCCACCACCAGTACCTACCCTGTCATCCCCAGTTAAATCAATTAGCGACATAGTGTCCTCATCCCCCATCAGGTCTTACAGGACTATGCCTTCACCCATTAAAACCGTTGTCCAGCAGGGTCAATACCCTGTCCAGGCATCTGCCAGCCTTGTGTCCTCTGGAAGCCCATGTAAACCTGCCACAGATCCAGCATCCATCAAGAACCTTGCTTCGGCATACACATCAAGGACTTCCCCACTTCACTCAATATCCAATGGTCCTGTGCCAGAGAGGTCATCAGCTCCTATTACTGCTCCTGCATCGCCAAAGACACCTTACAACATGTACAATGCTAATCTGCCTTTTAAAACTGCCCTTGGGTCCACAGTTGTGACAGATGCAGTGGCACCTAACCTTCCTTCTGGTAAAAGCATATCCAGCCTGTCCTCTTTGAAAACCTCTGTAGATTCAACACTCTCATCCCGAGGAGGGAGAACATCCCTTTCGTCTCTCTCTTCAACTGGGCAGACAACCATTGCTTCCTCAGAACTGTCCATGATGAACGGATCAGTATCACCTGTCAAATATCCATCCTCTTCGTCCACGCCATCCTCCCCTTCTTCTCGTCTTATCTCTGAGAGGAGTAGCAGCCTTCAGGAGAGGATTCAGGCTACCACCCAAGCAGCAACATCTGGTGTTAGTGCAGCCATAAATGAAGCTATAGACTCATACTCAGTCTCAGGCTACGGCACTCTTAAAACACAGTCCTCCTCACGTAGATCTGCAACAGCAAGCTCTGCTTACGGTTCCATGAGATCTGTAGTTGCTTCCCCCAGTTCAGCAGTTTCATCTAATACGGTGACTGTACCTGTGTACTCATTAGTAAACGTCATCCCAGAGACCCCTGTCAAACCAGGGCCAGGGTCTCTCAAAATGGCATTGCCTGATTCCCCTCGTCCCTCATCCTCgtcatcttcctctctgtcttcctgtgttaccacatcaaaaataaattccCAATTGAAATCCCCCCCGTTCATCACACCACCTATTATCCACCCAACAGCAGCCTCCAACCAGGAAATACTAAAAGATGTAGCAGACATGAAAGAGGATCTGATCAGAATGTCAGCAAtcctacagacagacacacagacagcagccaaAACTGTCCAAACATCAAATACTGGCACTCCCAAAGAGACCAAGTTAGAGGATGAAGAGCCATTTACTCTAGttgagaaagtgaaagaagatTTAGTGAAAGTCAGTGAAATATTACAGAAAGATATCATGAGTGAAGGTAAGGCCATTGCAGGTAAAGAGAGACCCTCAGAGGATGAATGGGAGGAATTTTCCAAAGATGAGATTGAGGAGGCACAAAGAAGTACCCTCACAGACTATTACCCACTGTTTGATGAAAACACGCTCCTTCTCAAGCACCAATCCATGTCAAGCAAAGACCTAGAGTTAGCTAAAGTAGTAGACTTTTTAACAAATGACTTTGGTGCTAATTCTCTCTCCAAAATGACAGAGTTGAAATGTAAGTATGAGGAGGCGACAAAAAGGGAaggggaggaaaaacaaaaacgtgTTCTTAAACCATCTATGTCGATACAAGAGCACAAACTCAAAATGCCTCCACCAGTCTCAGGCATGCTCAGATCTCCCTCAGAGAAGGACCTAAGCAAACTTGCTGAGTCATATCAGGGGTCTGAGACTATTTTGGAATCACCTGAGGACCTGTCTCATGAGCAGGATAAAAGTCCCCTGTCAGACAGCGGGTTTGAGACCAGGAGTGAAAAGACACCCTCTGCTCCTCAGAGTGCAGAGAGCACAGGACCTAAGCCCTTATTCACAGATTCACCCATCCCTCCCTGTGTGACTGAGACCAGGACTGAAGTGGTCCACATTAGGAGCTATGAGCAGCCTGACGATCCTTGTGAGCCTCTCCTGATGGAGGAGGCAGCATCTGCCCCTCCTTCTATAGAGCCAGATCCAGCTTCAATAAGCTCTACCAAAGCCCTACAGATGAAAATGCCGGAAGAGGACTCCATGATGAACAAAAGTGTGTGTCTTAAAGAGGAAACTCATATCACCACTACCACTAGAATGGTGTATCACAAGCCACAACTGACTGATGGCGCAGAGATTAGAGAGGAGGGTATGTCGGTCAGTGATATCATGAAAGCTTTCCAGTCAGGTAGGGACCCATCTAAAGAACTGGCAGGCCTTTTTGAACACAAGGCTAGCCAGGATTCTGTCAAAGGTGATGAGCTGACTCCTAGATTTCTAGATAGAGACATTAAATCCAAACCTAAAGTCGAGAGGATAATTGAGGTTCATATCGAAAAGGGCCACAGCACAACAGAGCCAACTGAGGTTATTATCAGGGAAACCAAAAAACACCCTGAGCTTTATGTCTACAAGGGGGACCGTGGAATTAGGGAACTTACTGATTACGATGAGGCCcaacaggaagaagaggagctCACTGCTGAAGAATCCCTGCCCTCCTTCCTAGAAACATCTCGCGTTAACACCCCAGTGTCACAGGAGGAAGACAGTCGCCCAAGTTCTGCTCAATTGATGGCAGATGATTCATATAAAGCCCTGAAACTGTTGAGCCAGCACTCTATAGAGTACTGTGATGATGAGCTGTCAGAGATCAGAGGCGAGTCGTATAGGTTTGCTGAGAAAATGCTACTGTCAGAGAAACTTGATGTGTCTTCAATGTCTCACTCTGACACAGAGGATTCAGCAATGATGACTGACAAGAGCCGGCACCTAATTCATGAGGAGAATGGTAGCCGTGGCGCTGAGAGCATGAGTCAGCAGCAAGGAAGCCCCAAAAGAGAGTTTGTCTCCAAGTCATCAAAAGATGGGTCCCCTAAATCTGGTAAATTCTTGCACAGGGAGGAACCATCTCCGTTTGATAAAGTGACAGTGCTCCATTACTCCACAGATCAGGGCAGCCCCAAGCATGCTGTTTGGATGCGATTTACAGAGGATAAACATGACAGAAGCAGGGATAAGCTCCTTTATGAGGATAGGGTGGACCAAACTGTAAAGGAAGCTGAAGAAAAACTCTGTGAGGTATCTCAGTTCTTCCGTGACAAAACAGAGAAGCTCAATGATGAGTTGCAGTCCCCTGAGAAAAAGCCAATGAGACGAGAGGTAAAGGAACCCAGATCCTGGCCTAGCTCAGCATGCAGTAGCCCTGAGAAAACGCAGCAGAAATCTAAGGCAGGAGAAGAGGTGTTCAGTAAAAGCAAACTCAGGGAGCCTTCggttgttaaaatgtttgggAGCACCCcaacaactgaaaagaaaagctctAGCTTACCAAGCAGCCCCCAGAAGAGCGTTCTCTCTCATACCAGTGACgataaaattaaacaacaaactaAGACAAGTGAATCTGCACCCTCTTCTCCTGCTCATGTAAAATCAACATCGAAAGTCAGTGCTGTGAGGATGAAGTTTGAATCTGAGGCTCAGAAACAAAGTCAGTCTAGTCCAACCAAAGTTCCTCCTCCAGTGCAGCCAAAACCTTCAATAAAGAAATTACAGGAGAGCAAACTTCCCGTTTATCAGTTTTTTGCAGGAGGAAAAGCATCAAAAGTGTCTGAAGCATCAGAAGATGAAACCTTTAAAAAGGATGTTGAGCAGGATAAATGTGATGCCACAGACAGCAGTAAACCTGCTGTGATATCAACATCCAAAGCCCCAAAACATATAGGAGAAAAACTGCCGAACAAAAATATCCCAGAGGCCTCGTTGCGAAGACCAATTAGTGAAACTGAGAATGACAAAGCAACTGCTAAAGGGAAAGATGTCCATTCCAGTGTTACTCAGGAATTTAAAGAAAGCAATAAAGTCCAGAAAGTTCAGACATCTATTGTTCATGATGCTGTTAGATTACTAGAGAAAGAGAGTGATGCTAAAAAATAccaacaaattacaaaaagtgAGTCTGCTTCCAAAGAAGTAATAGCTGAGCTGCCCAAAAAAGATGGCGAGGAACCACTAAACAAAAATctcagaaaaaagacagaatctCAAATTCCTATAAGAACAGCATCCTCTACTTTAGATAATGACCtcacaaagaaacagacaatAATTAAACCTTCACAGATACCTACATTATCTAAAAGCAAAATACAGATGAGTCTTGAGACAACCCCagcaaaaacagatgaaaatctAACCTTTGAAATTCTAGATAATGCACCCAAAGACTCCAACTCCAATAATCTTCCTAGCCCTAGAGAAATGCTGGAAAATGTCATAAACCCTCCAGCTGCTACAACAACCAAAGAGAACTTCAAGGGCATCAAAACATTACCTGTTTATGTCGGTGTTCAGGtgggcaggcaggcagagagggaggccAAAGGAGCACTGTACACAGTCAAACAGAAATCAAACTCAGCAATCAGCCCCATAAGCCCAGATGATGACACACTAGAACAGGTGTCTTTCATAGACAGCTCAGGGAAAAGCCCCCTTACACCAGAGACCCCCAGCTCTGAGGAAGTCAGCTATGACCTCACAGTCAGGACACCTGATGGCTTTATGGGATTCATGCCAGGGAAACCCAGTCCCATCCTGGAGGTATCTGAGGAATCAGAGGAGGATGACCAAGGcaaagtttttttctcttttaaagaGGCCCTGCCAGAAAGGAAAACTGATATTCATGCCACCCAAGCAGACCTTGCTAATGCTAATAAGcaagaaacagaaatgaatgataACCTGCAGGAATTAACAAATAGATTCAATCAGCAAGTAACAACAGCCAATGGCGAGTATGAGGAAATTACAGGCCAGGAGCATCAAGAAGTTTCAAAAGACAAAGGTATCGCATATATTGAattccctccccctcctcctctggacTCAGCTTCAGAAATTTCAGACCCAGAAAGGAAAGGTTCCTGTGCCTCttcagagactgagacagaaatgATGGAAGTAAACTTACAGGAAGAACACGACAGGTATCTGCTGACTGAGCCAATTATACGAATCCAACCCCCTTCCCCGGTGCCTCCTGGGGAAGATGACAGTCAGTCAAACGGTGATgaaggagatgatgatgagtcaATCTTTCAACCAATTCCTTGCAAGAAATTTACTTTCAAAGTtcctgaggaggaagaggaaaagaagaaagataagGAAAAGGCGACTAAAtccaaaaaacatgacaaaaatggAAACAACAAAGAACTTAATGGTGGGACCAATGGCTCCAATGGTTCTTATGGCTCCAATGGCTCCAATGGTTCCAATGGTTCTAATGACAAAGGAGAGGACTATGAATAtgaacaaaatggaaatgatcAATCGATAACAGACTGTTCAATAGCCACAACAGCTGAATTTTCTCATGACACAGATGCAACGGAGATAGACTCCCTAGATGGATATGAACTtcaggatgaggatgatggcCTGTGTGAGCAGGCAGATTTACGGTTGTTTGGTCTTCCAGACAGCCGAAGAGATGTCTGGGCAACAGACACTTTTAGGTCCACTGACCGCTCTTTTCCCCAGACCAAACTTGAAGTTATTGAAGAGGAGAAAACCCCAGAAGAATGTCAAAAGGACACTTTCAAAAAAGATACCCCTTCAAATGGTGGTAAACCTGATGCTGTTAGTAAAGATGGGGTTACAAGTCAGGAACAAAAACCCTCAGATAAAGAGGGATTTTCAGACACTTACTTTAGTTATAAGTTAGAGGAGGAGTTTAACTCTCCCTTTAAGACTGTTGCCACTAAAGGGCTGGACTTTGACCCCTGGTCCAGTAAAGGTGGAGAAGAAGATATCGTTGACATGGGAGGGACACGGGGAAGCAATGGTGAGCCTAAGCCTTTTGGACTAGCAGTGGACGAACAGTCTCAGGCTACGACACCAGACACTACCCCAGCCCGAACACCAACAGACGATAGTACGCCGACAAGCGAGCCAAATCCATTCCCCTTCCATGAAGGGAAGATGTTTGAGATGACACGCAGTGGTGCGATTGACATGAGCAAGAGGGACATGGTGGAGGAGAGGCTCCAGTTTTTTCAGATTGGTGAGCATTACTACTCGGCGGGCAGGTACAGTGTCAGAGAATCAGAGGTAGACGCCTCCTCACAACACAGGGATCAGTTTAGTACTCAGGATCCCACAGATACCTCAATAGTTCCTCAAGTCTCCATTCAGACTACCACTGTCCAGTTAGAAATATCAAATATGGCTGGCAGTTACAGCACATGCAGAGACTCAACTTCTAACACTGAGCCTTCATTCTCCACTTTTAGAACAGGATTCAAGTTGTCATCTGATAAAACTTATGATGCATCAAATAACAGTTCTAAATGTAGAACAACAGGCACCTTTGATAATATAACCTCAGGATCAACTGTAGATAGTTCTTACTCTGTAACCTCAAACTACACAGATTGTGCTAATTTGAATACATCAGGCATGACAGATTATTATTCAAATCACAGAATTCCTTCAGGTATGTCCAAACAGAACGACCATTTGGATTGGATCTCAAAAAATCAGAACACTTGTTACCAAAGCACAGATCATTCTTTCGCACCTTCACAACAGATAAGCAATCCCCAAACATGGAGCAGCAATACCAGTAGCAACATCCCTGTTTCCCATTATGTCCATTCAGATGTCGCTCAGGCTGGCAGTATTGTGTTTAACATGTTGTCCTCCTCGGGACTGCAGGAGATCAGCAGGATAGAGGCGTCCTTCAACCAGCTAGAGGTGAACAGCAGGGAAGGCAGGGTTTGTCCtaatgtagcaataacaaacaCGGCAGCCAAAGAGGTCAAACCCCAGATATGCAAGTCCAGGTTACCAGTGAGGGTGCACAGAAGCAAACTATGCAGCCAAAGTCGAACAATAGTGAAAGACAAGGCACAAGAAAATGCTG comes from the Seriola aureovittata isolate HTS-2021-v1 ecotype China chromosome 21, ASM2101889v1, whole genome shotgun sequence genome and includes:
- the LOC130162078 gene encoding ankyrin-3-like isoform X11, coding for MAHAASQLKKKADENLNAAEDEKEKKKARKRSREVKKKTDVNACYLRAARAGNLEKALDYLKNGVDINICNQNGLNALHLASKEGHVEVVAELIKQGANVDAATKKGNTALHIASLAGQSEVVKELVTHGANVNAQSQNGFTPLYMAAQENHLEVVQFLLDNGSSQSIATEDGFTPLAVALQQGHDQVVSLLLENDTKGKVRLPALHIAARKDDTKAAALLLQNDHNADVESKMMVNRTTESGFTPLHIAAHYGNINVATLLLNRGAAVDFKARNDITPLHVASKRGNSNMVRLLLERGAKIDARTKDGLTPLHCGARSGHEQVVEMLLDRGAPILSKTKNGLSPLHMATQGDHLNCVQLLLHHEVPVDDVTNDYLTALHVAAHCGHYKVAKVIVDKKANPNAKALNGFTPLHIACKKNRVKVMELLLKHGASIQAVTESGLTPIHVAAFMGHENIVHQLISHGASPNTSNVRGETALHMAARAGQSNVVRYLVQNGARVDAKAKDDQTPLHISSRLGKQDIVHQLLANGACPDATTNSGYTPLHLAAREGHRDIAAALLDQGASLGITTKKGFTPLHVAAKYGKIEVANLLLQKSAQADAAGKNGYTPLHIAAKKNQMEITTTLLEYGASTNTVTRQGITPLHLAAQEGNVDIVTLLLARDAPVNMGNKSGLTPLHLAAQEDKVNVAEVLVNQGATIDPETKLGYTPLHVACHYGNVKMVNFLLKNQAKVNAKTKNGYTPLHQASQQGHTHIINLLLHHGASPNELTANGNSALSIARRLGYISVVDTLKVVTEETLTTQTVTEKHKMNVPETMNEVLDMSDDEVHKANVPEMITEEYFSDVEEEMDVGNICISYSCDDAMTGDTDKYLAPQDLRELGDDSLPQEGYMGFSVGARSQSLRSFSSDRSNTLNRSSFTRDSMMIEEMLAPNKEMHLAVAKDFDSESLRRYSWTADALDNVNLVSSPIHSGFLVSFMVDARGGSMRGSRHNGMRIIIPPRKCTAPTRITCRLVKRHKLASPPPMVEGEGLASRLVEVGPAGAQFLGPVIVEIPHFGSMRGQERELILLRSDNGETWKEHLYDCKTDDLNQLLNGMDEELDSPEELERKRICRIITKDFPQYFAVVSRIRQETNQMGPEGGTLCSRSVPLVQASFPEGALTKKIKVGLQAQPVPDDTVKKILGNRATFSPIVTVEPRRRKFHKPITMTIPVPPLSGEGLTNGYKGDCTPCLRLLCSITGGTSPAQWEDITGTTPLTFVNDCVSFTTNVSARFWLADCHQIPETVALATQLYRELICVPYMAKFVVFAKMNDPVESRLRCFCMTDDKVDKTLEQQENFEEVARSKDIEVLEGRPIYVDCYGNLAPLAKAGQQLVLNFYAFKENRLPFCVKVRDPSQEACGRLTFLKECKTIKGLPQTAVCNLNITLPAVKKEMESDAEDETEKPERRHTFASLALRKRYSYLAEPALKTAVERSTAARTLPAGYPHKPVFPTRPYPPWSTAPITVPGQTRPGVGGSVASTDSPAGSPAASPLKSTWPLSSPSPACPATIKATLGAPPPVPTLSSPVKSISDIVSSSPIRSYRTMPSPIKTVVQQGQYPVQASASLVSSGSPCKPATDPASIKNLASAYTSRTSPLHSISNGPVPERSSAPITAPASPKTPYNMYNANLPFKTALGSTVVTDAVAPNLPSGKSISSLSSLKTSVDSTLSSRGGRTSLSSLSSTGQTTIASSELSMMNGSVSPVKYPSSSSTPSSPSSRLISERSSSLQERIQATTQAATSGVSAAINEAIDSYSVSGYGTLKTQSSSRRSATASSAYGSMRSVVASPSSAVSSNTVTVPVYSLVNVIPETPVKPGPGSLKMALPDSPRPSSSSSSSLSSCVTTSKINSQLKSPPFITPPIIHPTAASNQEILKDVADMKEDLIRMSAILQTDTQTAAKTVQTSNTGTPKETKLEDEEPFTLVEKVKEDLVKVSEILQKDIMSEGKAIAGKERPSEDEWEEFSKDEIEEAQRSTLTDYYPLFDENTLLLKHQSMSSKDLELAKVVDFLTNDFGANSLSKMTELKCKYEEATKREGEEKQKRVLKPSMSIQEHKLKMPPPVSGMLRSPSEKDLSKLAESYQGSETILESPEDLSHEQDKSPLSDSGFETRSEKTPSAPQSAESTGPKPLFTDSPIPPCVTETRTEVVHIRSYEQPDDPCEPLLMEEAASAPPSIEPDPASISSTKALQMKMPEEDSMMNKSVCLKEETHITTTTRMVYHKPQLTDGAEIREEGMSVSDIMKAFQSGRDPSKELAGLFEHKASQDSVKGDELTPRFLDRDIKSKPKVERIIEVHIEKGHSTTEPTEVIIRETKKHPELYVYKGDRGIRELTDYDEAQQEEEELTAEESLPSFLETSRVNTPVSQEEDSRPSSAQLMADDSYKALKLLSQHSIEYCDDELSEIRGESYRFAEKMLLSEKLDVSSMSHSDTEDSAMMTDKSRHLIHEENGSRGAESMSQQQGSPKREFVSKSSKDGSPKSGKFLHREEPSPFDKVTVLHYSTDQGSPKHAVWMRFTEDKHDRSRDKLLYEDRVDQTVKEAEEKLCEVSQFFRDKTEKLNDELQSPEKKPMRREVKEPRSWPSSACSSPEKTQQKSKAGEEVFSKSKLREPSVVKMFGSTPTTEKKSSSLPSSPQKSVLSHTSDDKIKQQTKTSESAPSSPAHVKSTSKVSAVRMKFESEAQKQSQSSPTKVPPPVQPKPSIKKLQESKLPVYQFFAGGKASKVSEASEDETFKKDVEQDKCDATDSSKPAVISTSKAPKHIGEKLPNKNIPEASLRRPISETENDKATAKGKDVHSSVTQEFKESNKVQKVQTSIVHDAVRLLEKESDAKKYQQITKSESASKEVIAELPKKDGEEPLNKNLRKKTESQIPIRTASSTLDNDLTKKQTIIKPSQIPTLSKSKIQMSLETTPAKTDENLTFEILDNAPKDSNSNNLPSPREMLENVINPPAATTTKENFKGIKTLPVYVGVQVGRQAEREAKGALYTVKQKSNSAISPISPDDDTLEQVSFIDSSGKSPLTPETPSSEEVSYDLTVRTPDGFMGFMPGKPSPILEVSEESEEDDQGKVFFSFKEALPERKTDIHATQADLANANKQETEMNDNLQELTNRFNQQVTTANGEYEEITGQEHQEVSKDKGIAYIEFPPPPPLDSASEISDPERKGSCASSETETEMMEVNLQEEHDRYLLTEPIIRIQPPSPVPPGEDDSQSNGDEGDDDESIFQPIPCKKFTFKVPEEEEEKKKDKEKATKSKKHDKNGNNKELNGGTNGSNGSYGSNGSNGSNGSNDKGEDYEYEQNGNDQSITDCSIATTAEFSHDTDATEIDSLDGYELQDEDDGLCEQADLRLFGLPDSRRDVWATDTFRSTDRSFPQTKLEVIEEEKTPEECQKDTFKKDTPSNGGKPDAVSKDGVTSQEQKPSDKEGFSDTYFSYKLEEEFNSPFKTVATKGLDFDPWSSKGGEEDIVDMGGTRGSNGEPKPFGLAVDEQSQATTPDTTPARTPTDDSTPTSEPNPFPFHEGKMFEMTRSGAIDMSKRDMVEERLQFFQIGEHYYSAGRYSVRESEVDASSQHRDQFSTQDPTDTSIVPQVSIQTTTVQLEISNMAGSYSTCRDSTSNTEPSFSTFRTGFKLSSDKTYDASNNSSKCRTTGTFDNITSGSTVDSSYSVTSNYTDCANLNTSGMTDYYSNHRIPSGMSKQNDHLDWISKNQNTCYQSTDHSFAPSQQISNPQTWSSNTSSNIPVSHYVHSDVAQAGSIVFNMLSSSGLQEISRIEASFNQLEVNSREGRVCPNVAITNTAAKEVKPQICKSRLPVRVHRSKLCSQSRTIVKDKAQENADKLKVREHAMHKVRERLDPFENLFPKSRIPVMKAIKYPSFSREQKQVRTKSAVSDTSIKTSRGNKLLTKSRSSTEQRYSSVKTPRRSSTNETGRKSSVVISKNFKTRSITSQVAIPMDQTIPKEADTKLEGKTLPTEDEESCSLSTTRNTSLSEPSKASRSSCPSRTSTSTSTTTSTPSARDVKAEVEQASSERMRRSRRKSRRTHGGKEQKEEGSQVDQPITAPVTENETSPQSPCERTDLRMAIVADHLGLSWTELARELDFSVDEINFIRVENPNSLTAQSFMLLKKWVHRDGKNATTDALTAVLTKINRLDIVTLLEGPIFDYGNISGTRCFADDNAVFPDQSDGYHNIDLELQTPTELNYEPPTPLRSDDFFSEGDASLDSPSKTTLTRPSDLSLTQTTSTISSDPLTVAPAPGPCGSVPPIVGAEDTALTTGEKVEDKLVSYERPDNDRRAVEKSGTEELKAGPVVGLERNQKEDAVSDVAQGNGRREEEEEEEEEEEMTQERLQSLLEDIKLEGGLEDEEMTEERVNAILEQVRQAEKVMCSVPGWRGEMSDTIAESSLHGTQEGSPDSMEQPQAQADRQNGGQTDAAWEGKEKEAKKKGSQEDGSTAGPSRGREEGGDRSQHKVQGRVRAEESGSDEETTVTTRVYRRRVILKGEEAKNIPGESVTEEQFTDEDGNLVTRKVIRKVVRRVFNSEERRESESETVTEEGAGAGGVGGGVADAPSAGAAAAAAGGGGGGGGASGGKGKRRGKRSRQGHKAEKSGEEAQRGKNEPGDGANKKQGKRSQS